A region of Ahaetulla prasina isolate Xishuangbanna chromosome 12, ASM2864084v1, whole genome shotgun sequence DNA encodes the following proteins:
- the LOC131184204 gene encoding SNF-related serine/threonine-protein kinase-like: MEGQMAGLYDLGRRLGRGHFAEVRLARHVFTGERVAVKVIEKGRLGGAAAARLRREVGCMKLVQHPNVVRLYQVLETPARLYLVLELGDGGDLFDLLTRRPGGLDEARAKGYFAQVVHAISYCHRLHVVHRDLKPENVLFFQQQGVVKLTDFGFSSCFQPGTMLATSCGSLAYSAPEILLGEEYDAPAVDIWSLGVILYMLVCGHPPFQEANDSETLTMILDCRYVIPSGISLLCADLIVQMLQRDPKQRASLELIENHPWLQGVDPSPASHSLLPLTSHRRVLEEEHEIIIQTMMCGHIADRETIQEALEAKRYNHVTATYFLLAERILREKQEKQTLAEQLQNRSPPGESSPALPTELPPATKGTLETVTVEYAGKPLLSRSASGEGRSSSSFRGCGQPLGALIQPSLMETGIAKSTLALQQISEEEEEEEEEAEGKPGLSRRRTSSLNQEQMSRFQSTASSLLFCRALAAHYKVGKSLLPAHAKSSCLEQGPGTAPAAPPEQASPSSQSGTGRAPQTEEPGSSLSLQGGGRPAEPPGEATPLGSQGGGPVRPEGEPGRIEPLLAEEEDQSDLLPLRGGDPVQEELLEPQSSTALLQGGCAPGTTGTDLVPGAEGKGPELGPSHGAKACCDAQSHGSGHDSLADSIIKLDPAKGKNANLKDRLLQFPLCEKALAFRMQPSSRESLLSLGQFNCCHVI, from the exons ATGGAGGGCCAGATGGCGGGGCTGTACGACCTGGGCCGCCGGCTGGGCAGGGGCCACTTTGCCGAGGTGCGGCTGGCCCGGCACGTCTTCACGGGCGAGCGCGTGGCCGTCAAGGTGATCGAGAAGGGCCGGCTGGGCGGCGCGGCGGCGGCGCGGCTGCGGCGGGAGGTGGGTTGCATGAAGCTGGTGCAGCACCCCAACGTGGTGCGCCTCTACCAGGTGCTGGAGACGCCGGCCCGGCTCTACCTGGTGCTGGAGCTGGGCGACGGCGGGGACCTCTTCGACCTGCTGACGCGGCGGCCGGGCGGGCTGGACGAGGCGCGGGCCAAGGGCTACTTCGCCCAGGTGGTGCACGCCATCTCCTACTGCCACCGGCTGCACGTCGTGCACCGCGACCTCAAGCCCGAGAACGTGCTCTTCTTCCAGCAGCAAGGGGTGGTCAAGCTCACCGACTTCGGCTTCAGCAGCTGCTTCCAGCCGGGCACCATGCTGGCCACCAGCTGCGGCTCCCTCGCCTACTCGGCGCCCGAGATCCTGCTGGGCGAGGAGTACGACGCCCCCGCCGTGG aTATCTGGAGCTTGGGTGTCATCCTTTACATGCTGGTCTGTGGACATCCCCCTTTCCAGGAGGCCAACGACAGCGAGACCCTGACCATGATCCTGGACTGTCGCTATGTGATACCATCGGGCATCTCTCTCCTGTGTGCAGA CCTTATTGTCCAGATGCTGCAGCGGGACCCCAAGCAAAGGGCTTCCTTGGAGCTAATTGAAAACCACCCGTGGCTCCAGGGGGTGGACCCCTCGCCAGCCAGCCATTCTCTACTGCCGCTGACATCACACCGGAGGGTTTTGGAGGAGGAGCACGAGATCATCATCCAGACCATGATGTGTGGCCACATTGCAGACCGAGAAACCATCCAGGA AGCCCTGGAGGCCAAGCGCTACAATCACGTCACTGCCACCTACTTCCTGCTGGCCGAACGGATTCTGCGTGAGAAGCAGGAGAAACAGACCCTGGCTGAGCAGCTCCAGAACAG GAGCCCACCAGGTGAGTCCAGTCCCGCTCTGCCCACAGAGCTGCCCCCAGCCACCAAGGGCACTCTGGAGACTGTCACAGTGGAGTACGCCGGGAAGCCTCTCCTTTCCCGCTCAGCCTCGGGTGAGGGCAGGTCCTCTTCCAGCTTCCGTGGATGTGGGCAGCCTCTGGGGGCCCTCATCCAGCCCTCCCTCATGGAGACGGGCATCGCCAAGAGCACCCTCGCCTTGCAGCAGatttcagaggaggaggaggaagaagaggaggaggcagaagggAAGCCGGGCCTCTCCCGAAGGCGGACCTCCTCCTTGAACCAAGAGCAGATGAGCCGCTTCCAGAGCACCGCGTCGTCCCTGCTCTTCTGCCGAGCCCTTGCGGCCCACTACAAAGTAGGGAAGAGCCTCCTCCCTGCACACGCCAAGTCCTCCTGCCTGGAACAAGGGCCTGGGACGGCTCCAGCAGCTCCGCCGGAGCAAGCATCCCCGAGCAGCCAGTCAGGGACAGGCCGAGCCCCACAGACGGAGGAGCCAGGCAGCAGCCTCAGCTTGCAAGGTGGGGGGAGGCCTGCTGAACCCCCAGGGGAAGCCACCCCGCTAGGCAGCCAGGGAGGGGGCCCTGTCAGACCAGAGGGGGAGCCTGGCCGAATTGAGCCCCTCCTGGCAGAGGAAGAGGACCAGAGTGACCTCCTTCCATTGAGAGGAGGAGATCCTGTCCAGGAGGAACTCTTGGAGCCCCAGAGCAGCACAGCTCTTCTGCAGGGCGGCTGTGCCCCAGGAACCACTGGAACCGACCTGGTGCCAGGAGCAGAGGGCAAGGGCCCGGAGCTGGGGCCGTCCCACGGGGCCAAAGCCTGCTGCGATGCCCAGAGCCATGGCAGCGGCCATGACAGCCTCGCTGACAGCATCATCAAGCTGGACCCGGCCAAAGGCAAGAACGCTAACCTGAAGGATCGGCTCCTGCAGTTCCCGCTCTGCGAAAAGGCCCTGGCCTTTCGGATGCAGCCCAGCTCCAGAGAGAGCCTGCTGTCCTTGGGGCAGTTCAACTGTTGCCATGTCATCTAG